One genomic segment of Ipomoea triloba cultivar NCNSP0323 chromosome 9, ASM357664v1 includes these proteins:
- the LOC116030821 gene encoding vesicle-associated protein 4-2-like isoform X1 — MAIVDDKDDKVWCLCKLMPFRRSSSSSSSVSAANWHNTCPRNQNSRSNSDGLSFPNVSAVARSFLPARRRLKLDPENTLYFPYEPGKQVRSAIKIKNTSKSHVAFKFQTTSPKSCFMRPSGAILAPGKSIIATAMHVFKFVEHPENSEKPTEQKRNLKYKILSLKVKGNVDYVPELFNEQKDQVAQEQILRVIFLDSERPCPALEKLKRQLDEADAALEACKKPAEAGHSLIGEGLVVDEWKERRGRYLALQQSEGVDSV, encoded by the exons ATGGCCATCGTCGACGACAAGGATGACAAAGTCTGGTGTCTGTGTAAGCTGATGCCGTTTcgaagatcttcttcttcttcctcctctgtTTCCGCTGCTAATTGGCACAACACTTGTCCGCGGAATCAAAATTCACGGTCTAATAGTGATGGATTAAGCTTCCCCAATGTCTCCGCCGTAGCTCGATCTTTTCTCCCCGCACGCCGCCGTTTGAAGCTCGATCCGGAAAATACTCTGTATTTTCCAT ATGAGCCTGGGAAGCAAGTTCGAAGTGCGATTAAGATTAAAAATACAAGCAAGTCTCATGTAGCTTTCAAG TTCCAAACAACTTCACCAAAAAGCTGTTTCATGCGTCCTTCTGGTGCCATTCTCGCTCCAGGCAAGAGCATTATAGCCACTGCTATGCACG TGTTCAAATTTGTAGAGCATCCAGAGAACAGTGAAAAACCAACAGAACAGAAACGTAATCTGAAATACAAAATCCTGAGCCTCAAAGTTAAAGGAAATGTGGACTATGTACCAGAGCTG TTCAATGAGCAGAAGGACCAAGTAGCCCAGGAACAGATACTAAGGGTTATTTTTCTCGACTCCGAACGTCCATGTCCT GCTCTGGAAAAACTGAAGCGGCAGTTGGATGAGGCTGATGCTGCTCTTGAGGCATGCAAGAAGCCTGCAGAAGCAGGCCATAGTCTTATTGGTGAAGGGCTTGTGGTAGATGAATGG AAGGAAAGAAGAGGAAGATACCTAGCTCTGCAGCAAAGTGAAGGGGTAGACTCGGTATAA
- the LOC116029102 gene encoding transport inhibitor response 1-like protein Os04g0395600 has protein sequence MEMGDPCPKRLKNSADADNSLPESTQLPPPSAFPDEVLEKVLSFLESHKDRNSASLVCKDWYHAERWSRTKVFIGNCYSVSPEIVARRFPKIKSLTLKGKPRFSDFNLVPQNWGADIHAWLVVFARAYPLLEELRLKRMTVSDESLEFLATSFPSFKALSLLSCDGFSTDGIEAIATHCKNLTELDIQENGMDDYNGSWLSCFPEEFTSLEILNFASLNSEVSFDALERLVGRCKSLRVLKVNKNINPLQLQCLLMRAPQLVELGSGSFLQDLTPRDLSELADVFGKCKNLNTLSGLWEVTSVFLPVLYPACANLTFLNLSYATIRSSEFAKLLEHCPNLRRLWVLDTVEDKGLEAVGHSCPLLEELRVFPADPFDLDIVYGVTEKGFIAVSLGCRKLHYVLYFCRQMTNAAVATVVKNCPDFTHFRLCIMNPGQPDYLTNEPMDEAFGAVVKTCKKLQRLAVSGLLTDLTFEYIGQYAKNLETLSVAFAGRTDWGMTCVLEGCPKLRKLEIRDCPFGNAALLSGLEKYESMRSLWMSACNVTMNGCRYLAKQRPMLNVEVIKEEGSDDCAADKVYVYRTVAGRRRDAPSFVLTF, from the exons ATGGAAATGGGGGATCCATGCCCAAAACGCCTCAAGAACTCCGCAGATGCAGATAACTCGCTGCCCGAGTCAACTCAGTTGCCTCCTCCTTCTGCCTTTCCAGATGAGGTATTGGAGAAGGTCCTTTCTTTCCTGGAGTCCCACAAAGACAGGAACTCAGCTTCACTTGTGTGCAAGGACTGGTACCATGCCGAGAGGTGGAGTCGAACTAAGGTCTTCATTGGCAACTGCTACTCAGTGTCTCCTGAGATTGTTGCCAGGAGGTTTCCCAAGATTAAGAGCCTTACTCTTAAGGGAAAGCCGAGATTTTCGGATTTCAATTTGGTACCTCAGAACTGGGGTGCTGATATTCATGCTTGGCTAGTTGTTTTTGCCAGAGCTTACCCTTTGCTTGAGGAGTTGAGGCTGAAGAGAATGACCGTGAGTGATGAGAGTTTGGAGTTTTTAGCTACATCGTTCCCGAGCTTTAAGGCACTCTCGTTGTTGAGTTGTGATGGTTTTAGCACTGATGGGATCGAAGCCATTGCTACTCACTGCAA GAACTTGACTGAGCTTGACATACAGGAGAATGGTATGGACGATTATAATGGCAGTTGGCTCAGTTGCTTTCCAGAAGAATTTACGTCACTGGAAATCCTCAACTTTGCGAGCCTGAATAGCGAAGTCAGTTTTGATGCCCTTGAGAGACTTGTTGGTAGGTGCAAATCGTTGAGGGTTTTGAAGGTTAATAAGAACATCAACCCACTGCAATTGCAATGCCTGCTTATGCGGGCGCCTCAGTTGGTGGAGCTTGGTAGTGGCTCGTTCCTGCAAGATCTCACTCCTCGGGATTTATCCGAGCTAGCAGATGTGTTTGGCAAGTGTAAAAATCTGAACACCCTTTCGGGTTTATGGGAAGTCACCTCTGTTTTTCTTCCGGTTCTGTATCCAGCTTGTGCCAATCTGACGTTCTTGAATTTGAGCTATGCAACGATTCGGAGTAGTGAATTTGCCAAGCTTCTTGAGCATTGCCCAAACTTACGTCGCCTCTGG GTCCTCGATACAGTTGAAGATAAGGGGCTAGAGGCTGTCGGGCACAGCTGTCCATTGCTCGAAGAACTACGAGTCTTCCCCGCAGATCCTTTTGATCTGGATATTGTTTATGGGGTGACCGAGAAGGGATTTATTGCAGTGTCTCTTGGTTGTCGAAAACTCCATTATGTCCTCTACTTTTGCCGGCAAATGACAAATGCTGCTGTTGCTACGGTTGTGAAGAACTGTCCCGATTTCACCCATTTTCGTCTCTGCATAATGAATCCAGGCCAACCCGATTACCTCACAAACGAGCCTATGGACGAGGCCTTCGGTGCTGTGGTAAAGACGTGCAAAAAACTGCAGAGGCTTGCAGTTTCTGGGCTGTTGACGGACCTTACCTTCGAATATATTGGCCAGTATGCTAAAAACCTCGAAACTCTTTCGGTGGCATTTGCTGGCCGCACTGATTGGGGGATGACGTGTGTGCTCGAAGGCTGTCCAAAGCTGAGAAAGCTCGAAATAAGGGACTGCCCATTTGGAAATGCAGCATTGCTATCCGGGTTGGAGAAGTACGAATCTATGAGGTCTCTTTGGATGTCGGCCTGCAATGTCACCATGAATGGCTGTCGTTATCTCGCCAAACAGAGGCCAATGTTGAACGTCGAGGTCATTAAAGAGGAGGGGAGTGATGACTGCGCTGCAGATAAAGTATATGTCTATCGAACTGTAGCGGGACGAAGGAGAGACGCCCCGTCTTTTGTTCTGACCTTTTAA
- the LOC116029323 gene encoding sugar carrier protein C-like, translating into MAGGGIGPGPGNGKEYPGNLTLYVTVTCIVAAMGGLIFGYDIGISGGVTSMDSFLERFFHKVFVKKNKDKDVNQYCKFDSQTLTMFTSSLYLAALVSSLVASWVTRKLGRRLSMLFGGVLFCAGALINGFAQNVGMLIIGRILLGLGIGFANQSVPLYLSEMAPYKYRGALNIGFQLSITIGILVANVLNYFFSKIHWGWRLSLGGAMVPALIITVGSLLLPETPNSMIERGNHDEAKLKLMRIRGIENVDEEFNDLVAASEASRQVEHPWRNLLQRKYRPHLTMAVMIPFFQQLTGINVIMFYAPVLFTTIGFKDDAALMSAVITGGVNVLATLVSIYYVDKLGRRFLFLEGGIQMLICQIAVAICIALKFGINGTPGDLPKWYAVVVVIFICTYVAGFAWSWGPLGWLVPSEIFPLEIRSAAQSINVSVNMIFTFLIAQVFLTMLCHLKFGLFIFFAFFVVVMTIFIYFFLPETKNIPIEEMVIVWKEHWFWSRFMSEVDYPGAGKGSSNGGVEMGKGGDGYKRV; encoded by the exons ATGGCCGGAGGAGGAATAGGCCCCGGTCCGGGGAATGGCAAGGAATACCCGGGAAACCTGACTCTATATGTGACTGTAACTTGTATTGTGGCAGCCATGGGAGGGCTGATTTTCGGTTATGATATTGGTATTTCGG GGGGTGTGACATCCATGGACTCATTCTTGGAGAGGTTTTTTCACAAGGTTTTTGTAAAGAAGAACAAAGATAAAGATGTGAATCAGTACTGTAAGTTTGACAGTCAAACTTTGACCATGTTCACCTCGTCGCTCTACTTGGCGGCTCTGGTTTCTTCCCTGGTTGCGTCTTGGGTGACCAGAAAACTTGGTCGGAGACTGTCCATGTTGTTCGGAGGTGTTCTGTTCTGCGCCGGAGCTCTCATCAACGGCTTTGCTCAGAATGTCGGGATGTTGATCATCGGCCGTATTTTGCTGGGTTTGGGTATCGGATTTGCCAATCAG TCTGTGCCATTATATCTATCAGAAATGGCTCCATACAAGTACAGAGGAGCACTCAACATTGGATTTCAGCTTTCCATCACAATAGGTATATTGGTAGCCAATGTGTTGAACTATTTCTTCTCCAAAATCCATTGGGGATGGCGTTTGAGCTTGGGAGGTGCAATGGTTCCTGCTCTGATCATCACAGTCGGCTCGCTTCTCCTCCCCGAGACGCCAAACTCCATGATTGAGCGTGGCAACCACGACGAAGCCAAGTTGAAGCTGATGAGAATCAGGGGAATTGAGAACGTTGATGAAGAGTTCAATGACTTGGTGGCTGCCAGTGAGGCCTCTAGGCAAGTTGAACACCCCTGGAGAAACCTGTTGCAGAGGAAGTATAGGCCGCACTTAACAATGGCTGTGATGATCCCATTTTTCCAGCAACTTACTGGGATTAATGTCATCATGTTCTATGCGCCTGTGTTGTTTACCACCATTGGGTTTAAGGATGATGCTGCTCTCATGTCTGCTGTCATTACTGGTGGTGTTAATGTTCTTGCCACTTTGGTTTCCATCTACTATGTTGATAAATTGGGAAGAAGGTTCTTGTTCCTTGAGGGTGGTATCCAAATGCTTATCTGCCAG ATTGCTGTTGCCATTTGCATAGCATTGAAGTTTGGGATCAATGGGACTCCAGGGGATCTACCCAAATGGTatgcggtggtggtggtgatatTTATCTGCACCTACGTGGCCGGATTTGCCTGGTCGTGGGGGCCTTTGGGGTGGTTGGTGCCCAGTGAGATCTTCCCACTGGAAATCCGATCTGCCGCCCAGAGTATCAACGTGTCAGTGAACATGATCTTCACGTTCTTGATTGCGCAAGTGTTCTTGACAATGCTGTGCCACTTAAAGTTCGGCTTGTTCATCTTCTTCGCCTTCTTCGTGGTCGTGATGACCATCTTCATCTACTTCTTCTTGCCCGAGACGAAGAACATTCCCATTGAGGAGATGGTGATTGTGTGGAAGGAGCATTGGTTCTGGTCTAGGTTTATGAGTGAAGTTGATTATCCAGGTGCGGGTAAGGGGAGTTCTAATGGTGGTGTTGAGATGGGAAAGGGTGGTGATGGTTACAAAAGAgtatga
- the LOC116028688 gene encoding transcription factor MYB41-like, giving the protein MGRAPCCDKDGLKKGPWTPEEDQKLVDYIQKHGYGNWRTLPKNAGLQRCGKSCRLRWTNYLRPDIKRGRFSFEEEETIIQLHSILGNKWSAIAARLPGRTDNEIKNYWNTHIRKRLLRMGIDPVTHSPRLDLLDLSSILNTPSPLYNYPCQQINLSRLLGLQQNLLNPHVLRLASSLFSPPVPRHGLNPELGLQNNVNQMCNLENPGFQTVQDNVQFSCPQSVTQEQTELPVQTDVNNVTFSQVTQQPNNVDQFQPQFSSFPIGNCQENEWQNNGIPSSLTEDYLPLQNYGCYQPATVDPQSIMDPPPSDASTFCRSFQSVLSTPSSSPAPLNSNSTYINSCSTTTMDDEIDISYSSNLIDFDYSSILEVNEFM; this is encoded by the exons ATGGGGAGAGCGCCGTGTTGTGATAAAGATGGATTGAAGAAAGGGCCATGGACGCCTGAAGAAGACCAAAAGCTTGTTGATTATATTCAGAAACATGGATATGGAAACTGGAGAACACTCCCCAAGAATGCcg GGCTGCAGAGGTGTGGAAAGAGCTGCCGTCTCCGGTGGACGAATTATCTGAGGCCGGATATTAAAAGAGGGAGGTTTTCTTTTGAGGAAGAGGAGACAATCATTCAGCTGCATAGTATATTAGGAAACAA GTGGTCTGCAATTGCTGCTCGCTTGCCGGGGAGAACTGACAATGAAATCAAGAACTACTGGAATACTCACATTAGGAAAAGGCTGCTAAGAATGGGGATAGACCCTGTCACCCATAGCCCCAGGCTTGATCTTCTTGATCTTTCCTCAATCCTTAATACGCCTTCACCACTGTATAACTATCCCTGTCAGCAAATCAACCTTTCAAGATTGTTGGGCCTGCAACAGAATTTGCTAAACCCTCATGTTCTAAGGCTGGCAAGTTCTTTGTTTTCGCCCCCGGTGCCGCGCCACGGCCTCAACCCAGAACTTGGCTTGCAGAATAATGTAAACCAAATGTGCAATTTGGAAAACCCGGGATTTCAGACTGTCCAGGATAATGTTCAGTTTTCTTGCCCGCAATCTGTCACTCAAGAACAAACTGAATTACCAGTTCAGACAGATGTTAATAATGTTACATTTTCTCAAGTGACGCAGCAGCCCAATAATGTGGACCAATTCCAACCCCAATTTTCCAGCTTCCCAATAGGAAATTGCCAAGAAAACGAATGGCAAAACAATGGGATCCCTTCAAGTTTGACGGAAGACTATTTGCCGTTACAAAACTACGGCTGCTACCAACCAGCCACCGTCGATCCTCAATCCATCATGGATCCTCCGCCGTCCGATGCTTCCACGTTCTGCCGGAGCTTCCAATCCGTTTTGTCAACGCCGTCGTCAAGCCCCGCGCCACTCAACTCCAACTCCACGTACATCAACAGTTGCAGTACAACAACCATGGACGACGAGATAGACATTAGTTACTCTAGCAACTTAATCGACTTTGATTACTCAAGTATTTTGGAAGTTAATGAATTCATGTAA
- the LOC116030821 gene encoding vesicle-associated protein 4-2-like isoform X2, which yields MAIVDDKDDKVWCLCKLMPFRRSSSSSSSVSAANWHNTCPRNQNSRSNSDGLSFPNVSAVARSFLPARRRLKLDPENTLYFPYEPGKQVRSAIKIKNTSKSHVAFKFQTTSPKSCFMRPSGAILAPGKSIIATAMHEHPENSEKPTEQKRNLKYKILSLKVKGNVDYVPELFNEQKDQVAQEQILRVIFLDSERPCPALEKLKRQLDEADAALEACKKPAEAGHSLIGEGLVVDEWKERRGRYLALQQSEGVDSV from the exons ATGGCCATCGTCGACGACAAGGATGACAAAGTCTGGTGTCTGTGTAAGCTGATGCCGTTTcgaagatcttcttcttcttcctcctctgtTTCCGCTGCTAATTGGCACAACACTTGTCCGCGGAATCAAAATTCACGGTCTAATAGTGATGGATTAAGCTTCCCCAATGTCTCCGCCGTAGCTCGATCTTTTCTCCCCGCACGCCGCCGTTTGAAGCTCGATCCGGAAAATACTCTGTATTTTCCAT ATGAGCCTGGGAAGCAAGTTCGAAGTGCGATTAAGATTAAAAATACAAGCAAGTCTCATGTAGCTTTCAAG TTCCAAACAACTTCACCAAAAAGCTGTTTCATGCGTCCTTCTGGTGCCATTCTCGCTCCAGGCAAGAGCATTATAGCCACTGCTATGCACG AGCATCCAGAGAACAGTGAAAAACCAACAGAACAGAAACGTAATCTGAAATACAAAATCCTGAGCCTCAAAGTTAAAGGAAATGTGGACTATGTACCAGAGCTG TTCAATGAGCAGAAGGACCAAGTAGCCCAGGAACAGATACTAAGGGTTATTTTTCTCGACTCCGAACGTCCATGTCCT GCTCTGGAAAAACTGAAGCGGCAGTTGGATGAGGCTGATGCTGCTCTTGAGGCATGCAAGAAGCCTGCAGAAGCAGGCCATAGTCTTATTGGTGAAGGGCTTGTGGTAGATGAATGG AAGGAAAGAAGAGGAAGATACCTAGCTCTGCAGCAAAGTGAAGGGGTAGACTCGGTATAA